In Kaistella sp. 97-N-M2, the sequence ACTGGAAAACATTCACCCCTTAAATACCGTTTTTGGAATTATTTTGGGCTTGAATCTTTTTGGATTCATGGGCTTGATCTTCGGGCCAATTTTAGTATCAATTACGGTGCTGCTCATTCAGGTGTACAGAGATGAGTTTGGGTATGAGGAAAACGAGATTATTCTGCCGGAACCCAAAGAAATAGAAGAAAAAATAGATCTATCCATTTAGAATACACAACATGAGTGAAGGTTTGAAGCCGGAAATATTACAGGAAATCTGCAAAGTAGAAATGCCTTTCGGAAAACACAAGGGAACGATTTTAGCAGATCTGCCGATTAATTATCTCGAATGGTTTCAGCGCCAGGGAATGCCGCCGGGAAAACTCGGTATGCAGCTTTCCACCATTTACGAAATTAAACTAAATGGTTTGATGGACCTGCTAACACCACTTCGCGGAAAAGTAAATGCGCCGAAACCGAAAAATAAAGTATATAAATTTTAATCCTCAAGGTTTTCTTTAATATCCCAAATTTTCGGATGACTTACACCAATTTTATCCTCATTTTCGCTGCCCGCACCTTTTAATACCAACGTAACCAACGAGACTGCAGTTTTTAAATATAAGCGTCGCATCGCAAGAAAGCAACTGCGCAATCGTATTTAAATTTTGCTGCTTTGGCTCTTGCCACTATTACGTTATTCGGTAGACTTAAGCTTTCAGGAGCGCGATTTCGTCCCGTAATTTTGCTGCCTTTATGAAGTCCAGATTTTTTGCCGCGGATTCCATGGCTTTTTGTTTTTCCTGAATCAAATTTCCTAAATCTGCACTTCCATACGTCGATTTCTGTTCCGCAACCTCTTTCAAAATATTTTTCTGCGTATATTTCTCATCGGGGAAGTCTTTGCTTCGGCCCACCAAAACTTCGGATATTTTCTTGTTTAACGCCACCGGAACCTGTCCGTGCTTTTCGTTGTATTCAATTTGCTTTTGACGACGGTAAATGGTTTCATCGATGGTAGCCTGCATGGAGGTCGTCATTTTGTCGGCATACATAATTGCCATACCGTTCAGGTTTCTCGCGGCTCTACCTACCGTTTGCGTCATAGAACGACGGGACCGCAGCATACCTTCTTTGTCTGCGTCTAAAATGGCTACTAACGAAACTTCAGGTAAATCCAGTCCCTCTCTTAATAAATTAACGCCGACCAAAACATCAAATAAACCCACACGCAAATCCTGCATGATCTGAATTCGGTCCAAAGTTTCGACATCTGAGTGAATATAACGCGTTCTGATGCCAAATTTGGTGAAATATTTAGTAAGTTCTTCCGCCATTTTTTTCGTTAAAGTTGTCACCAAAACCCTTTCGTCGACTTCGGTTCTTTTGTGAATTTCTTCGATAAGATCATCGATCTGATTAATGGAAGGCCTAACTTCAATGATCGGATCCAGCAATCCTGTGGGGCGGATAAGCTGTTCGATATATTCTCCGCCACTTTTCTCCAGTTCATAATCTGCCGGCGTTGCCGAAACATAGATCACCTGATTTTGAATGGCTTCAAATTCTTCAAATTTTAACGGGCGGTTGTCCATGGCGGCCGGAAGGCGAAAACCATGTTCCACCAAAACTTCCTTTCTGCTGCGGTCTCCACCGTACATTGCGTGAACCTGCGGAACGGTTACGTGACTTTCATCGATCACCATTAAAAAATCTTTCGGAAAATAATCCAGAAGGCAAAAAGGCCGCGAGCCGGGCAATCTGCCGTCAAAATATCTGGAATAATTTTCAATTCCGCTGCAATAACCTAACTCTTTCATCATTTCCAAATCGAGTTCCGTTCGTTCCTGCAGGCGTTTTGCTTCAAACGGTTTTTCGATATCGGTAAAGAAGTCCACTTGTTTTACCATATCGTCCTGAATTTCCCGAATG encodes:
- a CDS encoding DUF3820 family protein, whose amino-acid sequence is MKPEILQEICKVEMPFGKHKGTILADLPINYLEWFQRQGMPPGKLGMQLSTIYEIKLNGLMDLLTPLRGKVNAPKPKNKVYKF
- the uvrB gene encoding excinuclease ABC subunit UvrB, with the translated sequence MQFQLQSEYKPTGDQPQAIEKLTKGLQIGEKYQTLLGVTGSGKTFTVANVVQNTQKPTIVLAHNKTLAAQLFVEFKEFFPDNAVEYFVSYYDYYQPEAFIASTNTYIEKDLSINEEVEKLRLSATASLLSGRRDVIIVASVSCIYGIGNPKEFHKSLVSIEKNQKMTRTTLLHSLVGALYSRTLNEFGRGTFRVKGDVVDVYPAYADNAVRIQFFGDEIETIQSFDPVSGNVMDVFEEMIIYPANLFVTSKETQQSAIREIQDDMVKQVDFFTDIEKPFEAKRLQERTELDLEMMKELGYCSGIENYSRYFDGRLPGSRPFCLLDYFPKDFLMVIDESHVTVPQVHAMYGGDRSRKEVLVEHGFRLPAAMDNRPLKFEEFEAIQNQVIYVSATPADYELEKSGGEYIEQLIRPTGLLDPIIEVRPSINQIDDLIEEIHKRTEVDERVLVTTLTKKMAEELTKYFTKFGIRTRYIHSDVETLDRIQIMQDLRVGLFDVLVGVNLLREGLDLPEVSLVAILDADKEGMLRSRRSMTQTVGRAARNLNGMAIMYADKMTTSMQATIDETIYRRQKQIEYNEKHGQVPVALNKKISEVLVGRSKDFPDEKYTQKNILKEVAEQKSTYGSADLGNLIQEKQKAMESAAKNLDFIKAAKLRDEIALLKA